In Nicotiana tabacum cultivar K326 chromosome 11, ASM71507v2, whole genome shotgun sequence, a single window of DNA contains:
- the LOC107806174 gene encoding CRIB domain-containing protein RIC4-like → MRYRMERFVLLPFSVGCISESSVAVGHHHQLNKSPSHEPKLTPTRSQKEGKEEEREDEDDKSLEGENLKNTLGLMALPKFQRLFKNFKNLSQLFVDKEEMEEEEEEEEMGMEIGLPTDVKHVTHIGIDGASTSILSTRNWDNLKSPNDNFLTHFPLSPFAMAHSPHSPNHISMASSS, encoded by the exons ATGAGGTATAGAATGGAAAGATTTGTGTTACTTCCATTTTCTGTGGGTTGCATCTCTGAATCAAGTGTTGCAGTTGGTCATCATCATCAGCTTAATAAAAGTCCAAGCCATGAACCCAAGTTAACTCCCACAA GAAGCCAAAAAGAAGGAAAGGAGGAAGAGCGAGAAGATGAAGATGACAAAAGTTTGGAgggtgaaaatttgaagaatacATTAGGCCTTATGGCCCTTCCCAAATTTCAGAGgctttttaaaaatttcaaaaatttgtcTCAGCTATTTG TGGATAAGGAagaaatggaagaagaagaagaagaggaggagatgGGAATGGAAATAGGATTACCAACAGATGTGAAGCATGTAACTCACATTGGAATAGATGGTGCTTCTACTTCTATCCTTTCAACAAGAAATTGGGATAATCTTAAATCCCCTAATGATAATTTCCTCACTCATTTCCCTTTATCTCCTTTTGCCATGGCTCATTCACCTCACTCCCCTAATCACATTTCCATGGCTAGCTCCTCTTAA
- the LOC107806177 gene encoding GDT1-like protein 3: MGLHLNPKYVWILLLLITTPLIYAQDAVDETEIVESGGRFKDLGRRSKIIVEKLKTGVVRSDDPDSIDVGLGLDSNLGTLDAFFASLSMILVSEIGDETFIIAALMAMRHPKSIVLSGALSALFVMTILSTGLGRIVPNLISRKHTNSAATVLYLFFGLRLLYIAWRSSDSKASQKKEIEEVEEKLEAGQSKAAVRRFFSRLFTPIFLESFILTFLAEWGDRSQIATIALATHKNAIGVAVGATIGHTICTSVAVVGGSMLASKISQRTVATVGGLLFLGFSLSSYFYPPL, translated from the exons atggGTTTGCATTTAAACCCAAAATATGTATGGATCCTCTTACTTCTCATTACTACCCCTCTGATTTATGCTCAG GATGCTGTGGATGAAACTGAAATTGTTGAGTCAGGTGGACGGTTCAAAGATCTGGGTAGGCGCAGTAAA ATTATAGTTGAAAAACTTAAGACTGGTGTTGTGAGGAGTGACGATCCAGATTCTATTGATGTTGGTCTGGGTTTGGACTCTAATCTTGGCACCCTTGATGCCTTCTTTGCTAGTTTGTCGATGATCCTTGTCAGTGAG ATTGGTGATGAGACATTTATAATAGCAGCTCTGATGGCAATGCGTCACCCCAAATCAATCGTTTTATCTGGTGCACTCAGCGCCTTGTTTGTTATGACT ATACTCTCTACTGGGCTTGGTAGGATAGTGCCAAATTTGATATCAAGGAAGCATACAAATAGTGCAGCTACAG TTCTTTATCTCTTTTTCGGGCTTCGGCTTCTCTATATTGCATGGAGATCATCAGATTCAAAGGCTTCCCAGAAAAAGGAAATAGAGGAA GTGGAAGAAAAACTTGAAGCTGGACAGAGCAAAGCAGCAGTCAGGCGATTCTTTTCTAGATTGTTCACACCCATATTTTTGGAG TCCTTTATCTTGACCTTTCTCGCAGAGTGGGGAGACCGCAGCCAGATAGCAACAATTGCT TTAGCTACACATAAAAACGCAATTGGAGTTGCTGTTGGGGCAACAATAGGACACACTATATGTACTTCAGTGGCAGTGGTAGGTGGAAGCATGCTTGCATCGAAGATCTCACAACGAACAGTAGCTACAGTCGGAGGGCTTCTTTTCCTCGGGTTTTCCTTGTCATCGTATTTCTATCCACCTCTATGA
- the LOC107806175 gene encoding methylenetetrahydrofolate reductase 2-like gives MKVIEKIQEAAKDENRVVFSFEFFPPKTEDGVENLFERMERMVAHNPSFCDITWGAGGSTADLTLEISKRMQNMVCVETMMHLTCTNMPVEKIDHALDTIKINGIQNVLALRGDPPHGQDKFVQVEGGFACALDLVKHIRAKYGDYFGITVAGYPEAHPDVIPANGIATQEIYENDLAYLKRKVDAGADLIVTQLFYDTDIFLKFVNDCRQIGITCPIVPGIMPINNYKGFLRMTGFCKTKIPEEIMAALEPIKDSEEAVKAYGIHLGTEMCKKILASGIKTLHLYTLNMEKSALSILMNLGLIEESKISRPLPWRRPTNVFRVKEDVRPIFWANRPKSYISRTLGWDEYPHGRWGNAQNPSYGALSDYQFMRARSRDKKLQEEWVVALNSVEDTYEKFKDYCLGKLRSCPWSELDGLQPETKIINEKLGHVNTKGFLTINSQPAVNAEKSDSPSVGWGGPGGYVYQKAYLEFFCSGEKLNTLVEKCKAFPYLTYMAVNKEGNWISNISQTDVNAVTWGVFPAKEIVQPTVVDPASFMVWKDEAFEIWSRGWAQLYPETDPSRKLLEQVQNSYYLVSLVDNDYINGDLFSIFQDI, from the exons ATGAAGGTAATTGAGAAGATCCAAGAAGCAGCTAAGGATGAAAACAGGGTTGTATTTTCCTTTGAATTTTTCCCACCAAAGACAGAAGATGGGGTTGAAAATCTATTCGAAAGAATGGAAAGAATGGTTGCACACAATCCATCATTTTGTGATATAACATGGGGTGCAGGTGGTTCAACAGCAGATCTAACTCTTGAGATTTCTAAAAGAATGCAAAATATGGTCTGTGTTGAAACTATGATGCATTTGACATGTACAAATATGCCGGTTGAAAAGATTGATCATGCTCTTGATACTATTAAGATTAATGGTATTCAAAATGTTCTTGCTCTACGTGGTGATCCTCCTCATGGTCAAGATAAGTTTGTTCAAGTTGAAGGTGGTTTTGCTTGCGCCCTCGATCTG gTGAAGCATATCCGTGCCAAGTATGGGGATTACTTTGGGATAACTGTTGCAGGTTATCCAG AGGCACATCCTGATGTTATACCTGCTAATGGAATAGCTACACAAGAGATATATGAAAATGACCTGGCTTATCTCAAAAGAAAG GTGGATGCTGGAGCTGATCTTATCGTAACTCAACTCTTCTATGATACTGATATTTTCCTCAAATTTGTCAATGATTGCCGCCAAATTGGAATTACTTGCCCCATCGTTCCGGGTATCATGCCCATTAACAATTACAAGGGATTCTTGCGCATGACTGGATTTTGTAAGACTAAG ATTCCAGAAGAGATAATGGCTGCCCTGGAACCTATTAAGGATAGCGAGGAGGCTGTCAAAGCCTATGGAATTCACCTTGGAACTGAAATGTGCAAAAAGATTTTGGCCAGTGGCATTAAGACTTTGCATCTTTATACATTAAACATGGAGAAATCAGCACTATCCATTTTGATG AATCTTGGATTAATAGAAGAGTCCAAAATTTCTAGGCCATTGCCTTGGAGACGTCCTACAAATGTTTTTCGTGTTAAAGAAGATGTTCGTCCTATATTCTG GGCAAATCGTCCAAAGAGCTACATCTCAAGGACCTTAGGTTGGGATGAATATCCACATGGTAGATGGGGCAATGCTCAAAATCCATCATACGGGGCACTTAGTGACTATCAG TTCATGCGTGCACGCTCACGTGATAAGAAGCTGCAAGAGGAATGGGTTGTGGCTTTGAATAGCGTGGAAGATACCTATGAG AAATTTAAGGACTACTGTCTTGGGAAGCTGAGAAGCTGCCCTTGGTCTGAACTAGATGGTCTTCAGCCAGAGACAAAGATCATAAACGAAAAGTTGGGTCATGTCAATACGAAAGGTTTCCTGACTATTAACAGCCAACCTGCAGTTAATGCTGAGAAGTCTGACTCTCCTTCTGTTG GATGGGGTGGTCCCGGCGGATATGTTTATCAAAAGGCTTACTTGGAGTTTTTCTGTTCCGGGGAGAAGTTGAACACCCTCGTCGAAAAATGCAAGGCTTTCCCCTACCTAACATACATGGCTGTAAACAAGGAAGGAAACTGGATTTCCAACATCAGCCAAACTGACGTCAATGCGGTGACTTGGGGAGTCTTCCCAGCTAAGGAAATTGTACAACCGACTGTCGTTGATCCCGCCAGTTTCATGGTATGGAAGGATGAAGCATTTGAAATCTGGTCAAGAGGATGGGCTCAATTATACCCAGAGACTGATCCATCAAGAAAATTGCTTGAACAA GTTCAAAACAGTTACTACTTGGTCAGCCTTGTCGATAACGATTATATTAATGGTGATTTATTTTCCATCTTCCAAGATATCTAA
- the LOC107806176 gene encoding uncharacterized protein At4g37920, producing the protein MELAACISHCYAFSVRPSTSTSRNFSPLPPLSLIQYPIQRQCQLHLAGANSVGSLLSLNGVRLRQSCLAAVMGDTTAVPNGAVNEQIPSVKLSDSVTSQETDMENGEDRKDPSEGLDENKMIRVCDKLVDVFLVDKPNPTDWRRLLAFSKEWNNIRPHFYNRCQNRAESESDLGMKHKLLRLQRKMREVDNDVQRHNELLEVIRRSPSEVGDIVARRRKDFTKEFFAHLHTVAESYYDDPAEQNAVAKLGNTCLAAVQAYDTATESIEALNAAELKFQDIINSPSVDVACKKIDDLAQKNQLDSALVLMITKAWSAAKESDMTKDEVKDVLYHLYMTARGNLQRLMPKEIRILKYLLTIEDPEERLCTLKDAFTPGEELEGKDVDCLYTTPEQLYNWIGTVVDAYNFSREGTLIKEARDLMNPKIIQKMEELKKLILDNFM; encoded by the exons ATGGAGTTAGCAGCTTGTATTAGCCATTGCTATGCCTTCTCTGTACGGCCGTCCACTTCTACTTCTAGAAACTTCTCTCCTCTTCCGCCACTCTCGCTTATCCAATATCCAATTCAACGACAATGTCAACTGCACCTCGCCGGGGCTAATTCCGTAG GTTCTCTCTTATCTCTGAATGGTGTGAGGTTGCGACAGTCATGTCTTGCCGCTGTAATGGGTGATACAACTGCAGTGCCAAATGGTGCTGTTAACGAGCAAATTCCCTCTGTGAAGCTGTCTGATTCAGTTACTAGTCAAGAAACTGATatggaaaatggagaagacagGAAAGATCCTTCTGAAGGGTTGGATGAGAATAAAATGATCAGAGTATGCGACAAGTTAGTTGATGTCTTCTTGGTTGACAAGCCCAATCCTACCGATTGGAGAAGATTACTAGCATTTAGTAAAGAATGGAACAATATCCGGCCCCACTTCTATAACCGGTGTCAAAATCGAGCAGAAAGTGAGAGTGATCTTGGAATGAAGCACAAGCTACTCAGGCTTCAACGAAAGATGAGAGAG GTTGATAATGATGTTCAGAGGCATAACGAACTTCTTGAGGTAATCAGACGGTCACCATCCGAGGTTGGTGATATTGTTGCCAGGCGTCGTAAAGattttacaaaagagttttttgCTCATCTTCACACTGTAGCAGAATCCTATTATGATGATCCAGCGGAACAGAATG CTGTGGCAAAACTAGGGAATACGTGTTTGGCAGCTGTGCAAGCTTATGATACGGCAACTGAAAGTATAGAAGCGTTAAATGCTGCAGAGTTGAAATTCCAAGATATAATAAATTCTCCATCAGTGGATGTGGCTTGCAAGAAAATAGATGATCTAGCCCAGAAAAATCAACTTGATTCAGCACTGGTGCTCATGATAACGAAAGCATGGTCAGCAGCCAAGGAGTCGGACATGACAAAAGACGAG gTAAAGGATGTCCTTTATCACTTGTATATGACAGCACGAGGAAATCTTCAGAGGCTTATGCCAAAAGAAATCAGAATTCTAAAATATCTACTCACAATTGAGGATCCTGAGGAGCGATTGTGCACTTTGAAAGATGCATTCACACCGGGAGAAGAACTTGAAGGGAAAGATGTAGATTGCTTATACAC GACTCCAGAGCAGCTATACAACTGGATTGGGACAGTGGTGGATGCATATAATTTCAGTAGAGAAGGCACTCTTATAAAAGAAGCCAGGGATTTGATGAACCCTAAAATAATTCAGAAAATGGAGGAATTAAAGAAGTTGATCTTAGATAACTTTATGTGA